A window of Desulfovibrio desulfuricans DSM 642 contains these coding sequences:
- a CDS encoding phosphopantetheine-binding protein: protein MMTKNEMESALKTAIIDGLRLEDVTVEDIDSSAPLFGDTGLMLDSLDAVELVVVVEKHFGVAIADAEEARKAFTSVSGLADFICARKAQA, encoded by the coding sequence ATGATGACAAAAAACGAAATGGAATCCGCCCTGAAAACGGCAATTATTGATGGTCTGCGCCTCGAAGACGTTACCGTGGAAGACATTGATTCCTCGGCCCCGCTGTTTGGGGATACTGGCCTGATGCTGGACTCGCTGGACGCGGTGGAACTTGTGGTCGTGGTTGAAAAGCATTTTGGCGTAGCCATTGCTGATGCCGAGGAAGCCCGCAAGGCCTTTACCTCAGTGAGCGGCCTTGCAGACTTTATCTGCGCCCGCAAAGCGCAGGCGTGA
- a CDS encoding beta-ketoacyl-[acyl-carrier-protein] synthase family protein: MRRVVITGVGLVSVLGVSREQIANALYNGISGIVADPQRLEHGFRSQLTGRIDGFDCARHLNRKQRKSMPHFAIQAHAATLDALDQAGLAPEDLRSDRCGLVFGNDSTVQSVVDQQAALQEAGCTSGMGSGHVFRCMNSTITMNLNVLLGNTGPSWTVSAACASGAYAIGQAADQIRLGRLDRVVCGAAQELNWPSVCSFDGLGAFSARTPAAAASRPFDKGRDGLVPSGGAAALLLEDYDTAHRRNACILAEVLGFGCSADGETLSVPSRTGLARAMRMALAEGGLSTADVDIVNAHATSTPQGDAAEAANLRAVFGADCPDVMALKSLTGHELWMSGASQVAYAVIMAQAGFTAATINYEEPDEDTAGIPVLVRRLEQPPRVVLNNAAGFGGSNASIALRLG; this comes from the coding sequence ATGCGGCGAGTTGTCATAACTGGCGTGGGGCTTGTATCCGTTCTGGGCGTTAGCCGCGAGCAGATCGCCAATGCGTTGTATAATGGGATTTCCGGCATAGTTGCCGACCCGCAGCGGCTGGAACATGGGTTTCGCAGCCAGCTTACAGGGCGCATAGACGGCTTTGATTGCGCGCGCCATCTTAACAGAAAGCAGCGCAAAAGCATGCCGCATTTTGCCATTCAGGCGCATGCGGCAACACTGGATGCCCTGGATCAGGCCGGGCTTGCACCTGAAGACCTGCGCTCAGACAGGTGCGGCCTTGTTTTTGGCAATGATTCCACAGTGCAGTCTGTAGTTGACCAGCAGGCGGCGCTTCAGGAGGCGGGCTGCACTTCCGGCATGGGCAGCGGCCATGTTTTTCGTTGCATGAATTCCACCATCACCATGAATCTCAACGTCCTGCTTGGCAATACCGGCCCAAGCTGGACGGTAAGCGCCGCCTGCGCCAGCGGGGCATATGCCATCGGTCAGGCGGCAGACCAGATTCGCCTTGGGCGGCTTGACCGCGTGGTCTGCGGCGCTGCGCAAGAGCTTAACTGGCCGTCTGTCTGCTCCTTTGACGGTCTTGGGGCTTTTTCTGCGCGCACGCCTGCGGCGGCGGCCTCCCGCCCCTTTGACAAGGGCAGGGATGGGCTGGTGCCAAGCGGCGGCGCTGCGGCCCTGCTGCTGGAAGATTACGATACGGCCCACAGGCGCAATGCCTGCATTCTGGCAGAAGTGCTGGGCTTTGGTTGCAGCGCGGACGGCGAAACTCTTTCCGTTCCCAGCCGCACAGGGCTTGCGCGCGCCATGCGTATGGCTCTGGCGGAAGGCGGGCTGAGTACTGCTGATGTGGATATTGTCAACGCGCATGCCACATCCACCCCTCAGGGCGATGCTGCGGAGGCAGCCAATCTGCGGGCCGTTTTCGGCGCTGACTGCCCCGATGTCATGGCGCTGAAAAGCCTTACAGGGCATGAACTGTGGATGTCTGGCGCGTCGCAGGTGGCCTACGCCGTCATCATGGCGCAGGCGGGTTTTACGGCTGCTACCATAAATTATGAAGAGCCGGACGAAGATACCGCTGGCATTCCCGTGCTTGTCCGCAGGCTGGAGCAACCCCCGCGAGTCGTGCTGAATAATGCCGCGGGCTTTGGCGGCAGCAACGCCAGTATCGCCTTGAGGCTCGGCTGA
- a CDS encoding acyl-CoA thioesterase yields the protein MSLHRASRPRRRSAPEVPSLCVSVQRTVRFEEVDAVRFMWHGRYASWLEDGREAMGRAYGISYLDFRDNGVVVPLKLFHLDFHHPLLYGQTYTIHAELFWNEAAVLDFEYRIEDAAGLVTTTASTTQLMLDLNGNLLMEPPAFYREFCALWRQGKVVCRQ from the coding sequence ATGAGCCTGCACCGCGCTTCACGTCCCCGCCGCCGTAGCGCGCCGGAGGTGCCTTCTCTCTGCGTCAGCGTCCAGCGCACGGTGCGCTTTGAAGAGGTGGATGCCGTGCGCTTTATGTGGCACGGCCGCTATGCCAGCTGGCTTGAGGATGGCCGGGAGGCCATGGGCCGTGCCTATGGCATCAGCTATCTCGATTTTCGTGATAATGGCGTTGTGGTGCCGCTCAAGCTCTTTCATCTGGATTTTCACCATCCGCTACTCTACGGCCAGACATACACCATCCACGCCGAGCTGTTCTGGAATGAGGCCGCTGTGCTGGATTTTGAATACCGCATTGAAGACGCGGCAGGCCTTGTGACCACCACAGCCAGCACAACCCAGCTCATGCTTGACCTGAACGGCAACCTGCTCATGGAGCCGCCAGCCTTTTACCGCGAATTTTGCGCACTGTGGCGTCAGGGCAAGGTCGTATGCCGCCAGTAA
- the fabG gene encoding 3-oxoacyl-ACP reductase FabG has product MQTSPIALVTGASKGIGKAIALGLAADGFDIWLNYRNDHDAAEAVRDAIEALERKCVLVPFDVADKNSVEAALDPLLAAETPFALINNAGFARDTVFGLMSEEQWDSVIGVHLNGFFHVSRKVVPHMQRARAGRVVNIVSTSGQAGMAGQVNYSAAKAGLIGATRALARELGRRNVLVNAVAPGFISTEMTAGLPVDEYMKGVPLGRPGLPEEVAGCVRFLCSNLSSYVTGQVLSVNGGLYM; this is encoded by the coding sequence ATGCAAACTTCGCCCATAGCTCTGGTAACGGGCGCAAGCAAGGGAATTGGCAAGGCCATTGCCCTTGGCTTGGCCGCCGATGGTTTTGATATCTGGCTGAACTACCGCAACGACCACGATGCCGCAGAAGCCGTGCGCGATGCCATTGAGGCTCTGGAGCGCAAATGCGTTTTAGTGCCCTTTGACGTGGCGGACAAAAATTCGGTGGAAGCCGCCCTTGATCCACTGCTGGCGGCGGAAACTCCCTTTGCCCTGATCAACAACGCGGGCTTTGCCCGCGATACCGTCTTTGGCCTTATGTCCGAAGAGCAGTGGGATTCCGTCATCGGTGTGCACCTAAACGGGTTTTTCCATGTATCGCGCAAGGTTGTGCCGCATATGCAGCGGGCGCGCGCAGGGCGTGTTGTAAATATTGTTTCCACCTCGGGGCAGGCTGGCATGGCCGGGCAGGTGAACTATTCCGCAGCCAAGGCTGGTCTTATCGGTGCAACGCGAGCCCTTGCCCGCGAGCTTGGGCGCCGCAACGTGCTTGTTAATGCCGTGGCCCCTGGCTTTATCAGCACCGAGATGACGGCCGGTCTGCCAGTGGATGAATATATGAAAGGCGTGCCCCTTGGCAGACCGGGTTTGCCGGAAGAAGTGGCGGGCTGCGTGCGATTTTTGTGTTCCAACTTATCGTCCTACGTTACCGGGCAGGTGCTGTCTGTTAACGGCGGACTATACATGTGA
- a CDS encoding lysophospholipid acyltransferase family protein, with translation MQTKRPITAVLGSRLQYGFFEVLVRCRMVFAARMVLAFVVLYYAMLPHVRQRCAAYIDRRFPRAGAWSRFVHAYRLYLNFGQVLLDRMIAGVIGRFPFCETDQHVRQRFAEAGANPHGCIVLTAHIGAWQVGIAGLEQFDRPVNVVQLYNPEDQGKHYFQHGRGRPFKIIDSADPVGSMVEATAALRRGEVVCLMGDRMHGTRQAGQGVEVAFMGGSIRVPTSAYALASITGAELLMLFTVREKGVTRVFMAERLAVPAGLPRRDISVFQPYAQQFAAAMETVVERHPYQFFNFYDMWSQ, from the coding sequence TTGCAGACTAAACGCCCCATAACCGCCGTGCTTGGCTCCCGGCTTCAATACGGTTTTTTTGAGGTTCTGGTGCGCTGCCGGATGGTCTTTGCAGCGAGAATGGTACTGGCCTTTGTTGTATTGTATTATGCCATGCTGCCCCATGTGCGCCAGCGCTGTGCGGCCTATATTGACCGCCGCTTCCCCCGCGCCGGAGCCTGGAGCAGGTTTGTGCATGCCTACCGCCTGTATCTGAATTTCGGGCAGGTGCTGCTGGACAGGATGATTGCCGGGGTCATAGGGCGGTTTCCTTTTTGCGAAACTGACCAGCATGTGCGGCAGCGATTTGCCGAGGCAGGGGCCAACCCGCATGGCTGCATTGTGCTGACGGCGCACATTGGCGCGTGGCAGGTGGGCATTGCGGGGCTGGAGCAGTTTGACCGCCCGGTGAACGTGGTGCAGTTGTACAATCCCGAGGATCAGGGCAAACACTACTTCCAGCACGGCAGGGGCAGGCCGTTCAAGATCATTGATTCGGCGGACCCTGTGGGTTCTATGGTCGAGGCTACGGCAGCGCTTCGGCGCGGCGAAGTTGTCTGCCTTATGGGCGACCGGATGCACGGCACACGTCAGGCCGGGCAGGGCGTTGAGGTGGCGTTTATGGGGGGGAGCATCCGCGTTCCTACCAGCGCCTACGCGCTTGCCTCCATCACGGGGGCGGAACTGCTCATGCTCTTTACCGTGCGTGAAAAAGGCGTCACCAGAGTTTTTATGGCTGAGCGGCTGGCGGTGCCCGCTGGTTTGCCGCGCCGCGATATTTCTGTTTTTCAGCCGTATGCGCAACAGTTTGCCGCAGCAATGGAAACCGTTGTGGAACGGCACCCGTACCAGTTCTTTAATTTTTACGATATGTGGTCGCAATGA
- a CDS encoding DUF2062 domain-containing protein codes for MPPVIAVVIPVYNHREGLRNVVQRALNQCCTIIVVDDGSTDGSADSLEGLPITLVRLPRNGGKGAALLAGAAEAARLGATHMITLDADGQHYPEDIPLFLQAIAQHPGAIIVGCRDFNVPHVPGSSRFGRAFSAFWMRVQTGERVRDMQSGFRAYPLRVLDCLKFTEPGYAFEVEVLVRAAWAGFDVREIGIRVYYPPREERVSHFKALKDNIRISLLNTRLTIRALVPVPFRQHSVDGQGRISLLRPMDSLRRLLADRATPWQLGRSAAIAIAVSTLPLPGLQSILLLLCIGWLRLNRLCALAMIPLTWPPFVPGLGVLLGYRLRNGSWLTEFSVQTLGYEAPQRILDWFVGALVFAPLLGLLAGAAVGALAYLAARGMTRMRQGGGLAD; via the coding sequence ATGCCGCCAGTAATTGCCGTGGTCATTCCGGTGTACAACCACCGTGAAGGCCTGCGCAATGTGGTGCAGCGGGCCCTGAACCAGTGCTGCACGATCATCGTGGTGGACGACGGCTCCACAGACGGCAGTGCTGACAGTCTGGAAGGCCTGCCCATCACGCTTGTGCGCCTGCCCCGCAACGGCGGCAAGGGCGCGGCCCTGCTGGCTGGCGCGGCTGAGGCCGCACGGCTTGGCGCAACGCACATGATTACGCTGGATGCCGACGGGCAGCACTACCCGGAGGATATCCCCCTTTTTTTGCAGGCCATTGCGCAGCACCCCGGCGCAATTATTGTGGGCTGCCGCGATTTCAACGTGCCGCACGTGCCTGGCTCGTCCCGTTTTGGTAGAGCATTTTCCGCATTCTGGATGCGTGTGCAGACAGGGGAGCGGGTGCGCGACATGCAGAGCGGCTTCCGCGCCTATCCCTTGCGTGTGCTGGACTGCCTGAAATTCACGGAACCGGGCTACGCCTTTGAGGTTGAAGTGCTGGTGCGCGCTGCATGGGCCGGATTTGACGTGCGCGAAATTGGCATTCGGGTGTATTATCCGCCGAGGGAAGAACGCGTTTCGCATTTCAAGGCGCTCAAGGACAATATCCGTATTTCTCTGCTGAACACGCGGCTGACTATCCGCGCCCTGGTGCCTGTGCCCTTTCGCCAGCACAGCGTGGACGGGCAGGGCCGCATTTCTCTGCTGCGCCCTATGGATTCCCTGCGCCGTCTGCTTGCGGACAGAGCCACGCCGTGGCAATTGGGGCGCTCGGCGGCTATTGCCATAGCTGTTTCCACACTGCCATTGCCGGGTTTACAGAGTATTCTGCTCCTGCTGTGCATTGGCTGGCTGCGGCTGAACAGGCTTTGCGCGCTGGCAATGATCCCGCTCACGTGGCCCCCATTTGTGCCGGGCCTTGGGGTTTTGCTTGGTTACAGGCTGCGCAATGGCAGCTGGCTGACGGAATTTTCTGTGCAGACCCTCGGCTATGAAGCTCCACAGCGCATACTCGACTGGTTTGTGGGCGCGCTTGTTTTTGCACCGCTGCTTGGCCTGCTGGCAGGGGCCGCAGTGGGCGCGCTGGCCTATCTTGCGGCGCGCGGCATGACGCGCATGCGGCAGGGGGGCGGCCTTGCAGACTAA
- a CDS encoding beta-ketoacyl-[acyl-carrier-protein] synthase family protein, which yields MRGKRVVVTGLGAVSPFGEGVSAMYEGVRDNRCALTTLPEYKLEGLSCRVAGLVPPLQEKRIPRELRRSMSPMSIFACLAAWEALTNAGLSTRPGQRMGVAVGSTVGSPTMLHEFFEMFLREHSVESMRSTVFFKVMSHTVAANVALACGCAGRTLAPAAACASGLMSLCLGFEAIAAGREEMMLCGGADEFHLLTSATFDRLGAASHTEDPDCASRPFDAERTGIVCGEGAGILLLESLESAQARNAPILAEIRGAAISSSPGSIAQPDAAAIAGCMRRTLEDAGAQPQNVAYVNAHATATEFGDIAEGQAIEAVFGSTTPVSSFKGHLGHTMAASGALESILCIEMLQSSTYFPTRGLRNPDVRCGNLNHMNGQLHKPSGLVLKNSFALGGCNCTIIFDRLRENSMNVGKE from the coding sequence ATGCGCGGAAAGCGAGTAGTCGTTACAGGCTTGGGCGCGGTTTCGCCATTCGGCGAAGGCGTATCCGCCATGTACGAAGGTGTGCGCGATAACCGTTGCGCGCTGACCACCTTGCCGGAATACAAGCTTGAGGGGTTGTCGTGCCGTGTGGCCGGGCTGGTGCCGCCATTGCAGGAAAAGCGTATTCCACGGGAATTGCGGCGTTCCATGTCGCCCATGTCGATTTTTGCCTGCCTGGCTGCCTGGGAGGCTCTGACCAATGCCGGGCTGAGTACCCGGCCCGGGCAGCGCATGGGCGTAGCTGTTGGCTCAACTGTGGGCAGCCCCACAATGCTACATGAATTTTTTGAGATGTTTCTGCGCGAGCACAGCGTGGAGAGCATGCGCAGTACAGTATTCTTCAAGGTTATGAGCCACACGGTTGCCGCCAATGTGGCTCTGGCCTGCGGGTGCGCAGGTCGCACGCTTGCGCCTGCCGCCGCCTGCGCCTCTGGCCTCATGAGCCTGTGCCTCGGGTTTGAGGCTATCGCGGCAGGGCGGGAAGAAATGATGCTCTGCGGCGGCGCGGATGAATTCCACCTGTTGACCTCCGCAACATTTGACCGCCTTGGCGCTGCATCGCACACAGAAGACCCGGATTGCGCCTCTCGCCCCTTTGATGCGGAGCGCACAGGCATTGTTTGCGGCGAAGGTGCGGGCATCCTGCTGCTGGAGAGTCTGGAAAGCGCTCAAGCCCGCAATGCGCCCATACTGGCGGAAATACGCGGCGCGGCCATATCTTCATCGCCCGGCAGCATCGCCCAGCCCGACGCGGCTGCCATTGCTGGCTGCATGCGCAGAACGTTGGAAGATGCAGGCGCGCAACCGCAGAATGTTGCCTATGTTAACGCCCACGCTACCGCAACTGAATTCGGTGATATTGCAGAAGGGCAGGCCATTGAGGCTGTTTTTGGCTCTACAACACCTGTCAGCAGTTTCAAAGGGCACCTGGGGCATACCATGGCGGCCAGCGGCGCGCTGGAAAGCATTTTGTGTATAGAAATGTTGCAGTCCTCCACATATTTTCCAACGCGCGGATTGCGCAATCCTGATGTCAGATGCGGAAATTTGAATCATATGAACGGGCAGCTGCATAAACCAAGTGGTTTGGTATTGAAAAATAGTTTTGCGCTTGGCGGTTGCAATTGCACTATCATATTTGATAGGTTGCGTGAAAATTCAATGAATGTTGGGAAAGAATGA
- a CDS encoding lysophospholipid acyltransferase family protein, which translates to MVFPGAMSAANRRYIWLYGRSTLFFLRPWLPVRIRNAHMAVEYPGSVVVCNHQSFLDIYLLAAQDQANVCLITKSWPFRLLFFFAPTMRSAEYIDAQSLPAEQVEALCLERLRDGVTLVIFPEGSRTRTGALGKFRAGAFHVAVKAGRPVLPLLIHNSFQVFPPGAKGFHPATIHMEFLDPVWPQAFAGELLPHRAMMRHVRNLYVKHLTSVTGE; encoded by the coding sequence ATGGTTTTTCCCGGTGCCATGAGCGCGGCCAATCGCCGGTACATCTGGCTTTATGGACGCTCTACGCTGTTTTTTTTGCGGCCCTGGCTGCCGGTGCGTATTCGCAACGCACATATGGCAGTGGAGTATCCTGGGTCGGTTGTTGTGTGCAACCATCAGTCTTTTTTGGATATTTACCTGCTTGCGGCGCAGGATCAGGCCAATGTGTGCCTGATAACCAAAAGCTGGCCCTTTCGCTTGCTCTTTTTCTTTGCGCCCACCATGCGCAGCGCGGAATATATCGATGCGCAGAGTCTGCCCGCAGAACAGGTCGAGGCTTTGTGCCTTGAACGTCTGCGTGATGGGGTTACTCTGGTGATTTTCCCCGAAGGCAGCCGTACCCGCACTGGTGCTCTGGGCAAGTTTAGGGCTGGCGCTTTCCACGTTGCTGTCAAGGCCGGTCGTCCCGTGCTCCCCTTGCTGATTCACAACAGCTTCCAGGTGTTTCCTCCTGGCGCCAAGGGCTTTCATCCTGCTACCATCCATATGGAGTTTCTTGATCCGGTATGGCCACAGGCCTTTGCCGGTGAACTTTTACCGCATCGCGCCATGATGCGGCATGTCAGAAATCTTTATGTAAAACATCTAACGAGTGTGACAGGAGAGTAA
- a CDS encoding acyl carrier protein has translation MNDNKIRETIDAALSEEFELSPDQLVPTAHIKEDLGLDSLDIVDMVIVLEKAFNFKLQNKESLVKIQTLGDIYAFIEALRDEGTVKAEQ, from the coding sequence ATGAACGATAATAAAATTAGAGAGACGATTGACGCGGCCTTGAGTGAAGAATTTGAATTGTCCCCGGATCAGCTTGTTCCTACAGCACATATCAAGGAAGACCTCGGGCTTGATAGCCTTGATATCGTGGATATGGTCATCGTGCTGGAAAAGGCCTTCAACTTCAAATTGCAAAACAAAGAGTCCCTGGTAAAAATTCAGACACTTGGGGACATTTATGCATTCATCGAGGCCTTGCGCGATGAAGGAACCGTCAAGGCGGAACAGTAA
- a CDS encoding phytoene desaturase family protein, translated as MRCVVAGSGITGLTAALLLARQGHDVAVVEAGPCVAPLLRGFWREGLYFDTGFHCGGGLHAGGVLRRWLRALGIEKHLRQITTSRTEVFHFADGQVFQLPAGQAAVTEAVERQFPGAGPAMKAFLHHMDTELGHSPYLNPAVRADPSFALHSAGSVAQYAESAGFPPHLRAMLGTRCLLYGVRPEESSLEEYSLVAGPYFQSSGSWQGGGLALVEALLACLGEHGVTVRCNAAVAGIEADKVQGVRGVVLGDGSRLACERCFFTGHPSQLEGLIPKGLMRPAYLHRINELPETRSAMLLFAETRDCLNENESIYLLPEPLAEELFQGVESAHPSVYLFCDRPQPDGRKAVMAVALMDDKDLPGGDPHPRPQSYVEWKRESTARLQAYIEQRLPELAGRWRILDAASPLTMRRWVYGATGSLYGVQHHLGAMPMLPVTRLPGLFLAGQNILLPGVLGGMVSAALAVGFSFGHDNVLKEFRECAESE; from the coding sequence ATGCGCTGCGTGGTCGCAGGCAGCGGCATTACCGGCCTGACTGCCGCCTTGCTGCTGGCGCGGCAGGGCCACGATGTTGCCGTGGTGGAGGCTGGCCCGTGCGTTGCTCCATTGCTGCGTGGTTTTTGGCGCGAAGGCCTGTATTTTGATACGGGATTTCACTGCGGCGGCGGTCTGCATGCCGGTGGCGTTTTGCGCCGCTGGCTGCGGGCGCTGGGTATAGAAAAGCATTTGCGGCAGATCACGACCAGCCGCACGGAGGTCTTCCACTTTGCCGATGGGCAGGTGTTTCAGCTCCCGGCAGGGCAAGCGGCGGTAACAGAAGCTGTTGAGCGGCAATTTCCCGGCGCAGGGCCAGCCATGAAGGCTTTTCTGCACCATATGGATACGGAACTGGGCCACTCCCCCTACCTGAATCCCGCTGTGCGGGCAGACCCGTCTTTTGCGCTCCACAGCGCGGGCAGCGTGGCCCAGTATGCTGAATCTGCGGGCTTTCCTCCTCACTTGCGGGCCATGCTCGGCACACGGTGTCTTTTGTACGGCGTACGGCCCGAAGAATCCTCACTTGAAGAATATTCCCTTGTGGCGGGGCCGTATTTTCAGTCCAGCGGCTCATGGCAGGGCGGTGGGCTGGCTCTGGTTGAGGCGCTTCTGGCATGCCTCGGCGAGCATGGGGTCACTGTGCGTTGCAACGCCGCCGTTGCGGGTATAGAGGCGGACAAGGTGCAAGGCGTGCGTGGCGTGGTGTTAGGTGACGGTTCCCGCCTTGCCTGCGAGCGCTGCTTCTTTACCGGGCATCCCTCGCAGCTTGAGGGGCTGATCCCCAAGGGCCTCATGCGTCCGGCCTACTTGCACCGCATAAATGAGCTGCCGGAAACACGTTCTGCCATGTTGCTGTTTGCAGAAACACGCGACTGCCTGAATGAAAACGAGAGCATCTATCTGCTGCCGGAGCCATTAGCGGAAGAACTGTTCCAAGGTGTGGAAAGCGCGCACCCCAGCGTATACCTCTTTTGCGACAGACCGCAGCCGGATGGCAGAAAGGCTGTGATGGCCGTGGCGCTCATGGATGACAAGGATTTGCCCGGCGGCGATCCGCATCCGCGCCCCCAAAGCTATGTGGAGTGGAAGCGTGAGTCCACTGCCCGATTGCAGGCCTACATTGAACAGCGTCTGCCGGAACTGGCAGGGCGCTGGCGCATTTTGGATGCAGCAAGCCCGTTGACCATGCGGCGCTGGGTTTACGGCGCTACTGGCAGCCTTTATGGCGTGCAGCACCATCTGGGCGCCATGCCCATGCTGCCTGTCACACGCCTGCCGGGGCTGTTTTTGGCCGGGCAGAACATCCTGCTGCCCGGTGTGCTGGGCGGCATGGTCAGTGCTGCTCTGGCCGTGGGATTTTCCTTCGGTCATGATAACGTTCTCAAGGAGTTCAGGGAATGCGCGGAAAGCGAGTAG
- a CDS encoding outer membrane lipoprotein carrier protein LolA: MRSSAGLLFLAGFFIAFTVLPTYAVAQQPPLASAEALLDAAARQSAGIASLSADFVQEKSMAVLARPMTSQGYFCLRRGAHAGNAQARAASKDDNGFQPADSLLWAYTRPLASGFIYKNGRGALWEGSPEATRPANERESTVITAIIRNILDWISIDPAALRATYRLERPQADKTMLQLYPLRQSFFAKLEVTFADDLKSVSQLSFTERNGDTVRIVFKQTRVNEPMPAPCALLEAAGSGGQ, translated from the coding sequence ATGCGTTCATCTGCGGGCCTGTTGTTCCTGGCTGGGTTTTTTATTGCTTTTACTGTGCTGCCCACTTATGCGGTTGCGCAGCAGCCGCCGCTTGCAAGCGCCGAGGCTCTGCTCGATGCTGCCGCACGGCAAAGTGCTGGCATTGCCAGCCTGAGCGCTGATTTTGTGCAGGAGAAATCCATGGCCGTATTGGCCCGCCCCATGACCTCGCAAGGTTATTTTTGCCTGCGCCGTGGTGCCCATGCGGGCAATGCCCAGGCGCGTGCAGCTAGTAAGGATGACAATGGCTTTCAACCCGCCGACAGCCTGCTTTGGGCGTATACTCGTCCTCTTGCCTCTGGCTTTATCTACAAGAATGGAAGGGGCGCATTGTGGGAAGGCTCGCCGGAAGCAACGCGCCCTGCCAATGAACGGGAATCCACGGTTATTACAGCCATTATCCGCAATATTCTGGACTGGATCAGCATTGATCCCGCTGCGTTGCGCGCCACCTACAGGCTTGAGCGCCCGCAGGCCGACAAAACCATGTTGCAACTGTATCCCCTCCGACAGTCTTTTTTTGCAAAGCTTGAAGTAACCTTTGCCGATGATCTCAAGAGTGTAAGCCAGTTGAGCTTTACGGAACGTAATGGCGATACTGTGCGCATTGTCTTTAAGCAAACACGGGTAAACGAGCCCATGCCAGCACCCTGCGCCCTGCTTGAGGCAGCGGGGAGCGGTGGTCAGTAG
- a CDS encoding LemA family protein encodes MSTGILIAIGAAVIMFAVIVALYNALVRGKNMVDEAWSSIDVQLKRRHDLVPNLVSAVRQYASHEKGLFEEVSAARARSLSAQGDVAAQAKAENLLSGALGKLFAIAEAYPELKASENYRQLQQSLATLEDEIQMARRYYNGAAREQNDRVRQFPGNLVAGFFHFAPVTYFELDSPAERAVPDVGAQ; translated from the coding sequence ATGAGCACCGGCATCTTGATCGCCATAGGGGCCGCTGTGATTATGTTTGCGGTCATTGTAGCCCTTTACAATGCCCTGGTGCGCGGCAAAAACATGGTGGACGAAGCCTGGAGCAGCATTGATGTGCAACTTAAACGGCGGCACGATCTGGTGCCCAATCTGGTCAGCGCCGTCAGGCAGTACGCCAGCCACGAAAAGGGCCTGTTTGAAGAAGTGAGCGCTGCGCGCGCCCGCAGCCTCTCCGCACAGGGTGATGTTGCGGCACAGGCCAAGGCGGAAAACCTGCTTTCCGGCGCGCTGGGCAAGCTCTTTGCCATTGCGGAAGCCTACCCGGAGCTTAAGGCCAGCGAAAACTATCGCCAGTTGCAGCAAAGCCTCGCCACGCTGGAGGATGAAATCCAGATGGCCCGCCGCTACTACAACGGCGCAGCAAGGGAACAGAACGACCGCGTTCGCCAGTTCCCCGGCAATCTGGTTGCCGGATTTTTCCACTTTGCCCCTGTCACTTATTTTGAACTTGATTCACCAGCAGAACGGGCAGTTCCTGATGTTGGTGCACAATAA